One region of Bactrocera neohumeralis isolate Rockhampton chromosome 5, APGP_CSIRO_Bneo_wtdbg2-racon-allhic-juicebox.fasta_v2, whole genome shotgun sequence genomic DNA includes:
- the LOC126760676 gene encoding partitioning defective 3 homolog isoform X1 — MFDVPPKCPALAHKLTGIFGWRHTYKVSAKHEGIQHTFLQKSYSLTLPKRPPSPYRGQKEPDSWVAVHHLQTQSGILDPDDCVGDVADDREQILASFDDSGPDPGVPQGGGDGASGSSSVGTGSPDIFRDPTNTDAPTNGQRGDAATPHIEVTSTTACPMTGLGLQVRRSSDPNLLASLKAEGGNKRWSAAAPHCGGDSPDRVLLDKSGYLTPQWEEEDDGQQHATAAPTQQPFARSGRLSMQFLGDGTGYKWMEAAEKLQHQQQQHPQQQPSHQYASQGQMYTTKSLPRESKRKEPLGQAYESIREKDGEMLLIINEYGSPLGLTAIPDNEHGGGLLVQHVEPGSRAERGRLRRGDRILEINGTKLIGLTEGKVQDYLRRSLEASELRVRVLRASGSNANQRSVSKSRRRDSKVAEMIEAEEKLASTVETKVATVSPTRKPHTAPVGTSLQVANTRKLGRKIEIVLKKGPNGLGFSVTTRDNPAGGHCPIYIKNILPRGAAIEDGRLKPGDRLLEVDGVPMTGKTQTDVVSILRATQPGATVRLVVSRQQELAEQDEREINYDEKERDVMNTPPKPPAPVLPSSLQKQQQQDKLPNGVKKSNSARSLFEQHQQQAQYQLNESQHFIDAGSESAASSDSLQAGIAWRSREVLTLHIPVHDTEKAGLGVSVKGKTSSNSNSSNNSMKHDGDLGIFVKNVIHGGAASRDGRLRMNDQLLSVNGVSLLGQNNAEAMETLRRAMVNNPGKHPGMITLSVARKIARSASSGDILEQTNSSSNASDNSGATVIYLSPEKKEARSGAGGCATNEMNRWSNPVLDRLTGGVCSSNSSQQARRPSRDHLNAGGGVAGGIGGAPGSAGLHGLRNESYYMATNETWSPALHHQKMMNGHVNNNTVLIEDDPEPMSPTLPHHPNDSVCTQSSNGGQNTTTAAPGFDATYSSQLSLETNNSGVEHFSRDALGRRSISEKHHAALDARETGTYQRNKKLREERERERRIQLTKSAIYGGSMESLTARIANANAQIPGYKHTKTASGVEAQQLQAEARDQVGDLGPSLGLKKSSSLESLQTMVQEIQMSDEPRGPTALRAPRGRGREDSLRAAVVADPEAGKPRKHWLLEEGTDQDGGFAHRNGPFQSSLNDGKHKSRAKKPSILRGIGHMFRFGKNRKDGVAPIDVQAAALAERPPASLPNNQLPAAALAALDRNTKLVPPAYQPPPPLPPANSTGSGGSGANTGAGVGNLSSNSNGIHHNDIFNHRYQHYANYDELHQQQMSSESENTATKQNQNSTDVLSESTLECMRQQVIRQRIKVEAESFTPRYVRLKSEDWICFELNRRHQHYHSQRSARSQDINLQHHHHHAAMLSNSGSAADKSNLLRPTSTYYEYETVQHSVSPAAAAAQHHQLRNGSLKQNGHHSPITVNGVQQQQHQQQQQQSHQQHNNSNHHQQQQQQQQAQQQTVGPPPQAQPHWKVAGMNGFSPASLNSSARSRGPFVTHVTIRDQSSAAIAAQQPTYQTVQKQQPQFASAVVSGGAQPHASKV; from the exons GAGCCTGATTCTTGGGTTGCCGTACACCATCTACAAACACAGTCGGGCATACTCGACCCCGACGATTGTGTCGGCGATGTCGCCGATGATCGCGAACAAATACTTGCCAGCTTCGATGACTCCGGTCCGGATCCGGGTGTGCCGCAAGGTGGCGGCGACGGTGCCTCTGGCAGCTCTTCGGTGGGCACTGGCTCGCCCGATATCTTTCGTGATCCCACTAACACAGATGCGCCCACAAATGGGCAACGCGGCGATGCTGCCACGCCGCACATTGAAGTCACCAGCACTACTGCCTGCCCCATGACCGGACTGGGTTTGCAAGTGCGTCGCAGCAGTGATCCGAATTTGCTCGCCTCGCTGAAAGCGGAGGGTGGTAATAAACGCTGGTCAGCAGCAGCGCCACACTGCGGTGGTGATTCACCCGATCGTGTGCTGCTCGATAAGAGCGGCTATTTAACGCCACAATGGGAGGAAGAAGACGATGGGCAACAGCATGCGACAGCCGCACCGACGCAACAACCGTTCGCACGCTCCGGTCGCTTGTCCATGCAGTTTCTGGGCGATGGCACGGGCTACAAATGGATGGAGGCCGCCGAAAAGTTacagcatcagcagcagcagcacccgCAACAGCAGCCATCACATCAGTATGCGTCGCAGGGACAAATGTACACCACCAAGTCGCTGCCGCGTGAAAGTAAGCGCAAAGAGCCGCTCGGTCAGGCTTATGAGTCGATACGCGAAAAAGATGGCGAAATGTTGCTCATCATTAATGAGTATGGTAGTCCGTTGGGTCTGACGGCCATACCGGATAACGAACATGGCGGCGGTTTGCTGGTGCAGCACGTGGAACCGGGTAGTCGCGCTGAACGTGGACGCTTGCGGCGCGGCGATCGCATACTCGAAATCAATGGCACTAAACTGATCGGTCTAACCGAGGGTAAGGTGCAGGACTATCTACGACGCTCACTCGAAGCATCCGAACTGCGTGTGCGCGTGTTGCGCGCCAGTGGCAGTAACGCTAACCAACGTAGCGTCAGCAAATCGCGGCGTCGCGACTCTAAAGTCGCCGAAATGATTGAAGCGGAAGAGAAATTGGCCTCAACCGTAGAAACGAAGGTGGCGACTGTCTCGCCCACACGTAAGCCACATACGGCGCCAGTGGGCACATCTCTGCAGGTTGCGAATACGCGTAAGCTCGGCCGCAAGATCGAAATTGTGCTGAAGAAGGGTCCGAACGGTCTGGGTTTTTCCGTGACAACACGCGATAATCCAGCCGGTGGCCATTGTCCGATTTATATTAAGAATATACTGCCGCGTGGCGCTGCTATCGAGGATGGTCGCTTGAAGCCAGGCGATCGCTTGCTCGAGGTGGACGGTGTGCCGATGACTGGTAAAACCCAAACGGATGTGGTCTCCATTTTGCGCGCTACGCAACCCGGTGCTACGGTGCGTTTAGTAGTGTCGCGACAGCAGGAATTAGCCGAACAGGATGAGCGCGAAATT AACTACGATGAGAAAGAGCGCGACGTTATGAATACACCACCAAAACCGCCAGCGCCAGTGCTACCCTCTTCATTAcaaaaacagcagcagcaggaTAAACTGCCGAATGGCGTTAAGAAGTCCAACAGCGCACGATCACTCTTTGagcagcaccaacagcaagCGCAGTATCAGCTGAACGAATCCCAGCACTTCATAGATGCGGGCAGCGAGTCGGCAGCCTCAAGC GATAGCTTACAAGCGGGCATCGCATGGCGCTCACGCGAAGTCCTCACACTACACATACCAGTACACGATACAGAGAAGGCCGGTCTCGGTGTCAGCGTCAAAGGCAAGACCAGTTCAAAttccaacagcagcaacaactcaATGAAACACGACGGTGATTTGGGTATTTTCGTGAAGAACGTCATACATGGTGGCGCCGCATCACGTGACGGACGTCTACGCATGAATGATCAACTCTTAAGTGTTAACGGTGTCTCGCTGTTGGGTCAAAATAACGCGGAGGCAATGGAGACGTTGCGTCGTGCCATGGTCAACAATCCCGGTAAGCATCCGGGCATGATAACGCTATCGGTGGCACGCAAGATTGCACGCTCCGCCAGTTCGGGTGACATACTCGAGCAGACCAATAGCAGTTCGAATGCCAGCGATAATTCCGGCGCCACAGTGATCTATCTGAGTCCGGAGAAGAAGGAAGCACGCAGCGGAGCTGGTGGCTGCGCAACAAATGAAATGAACAG ATGGAGCAATCCCGTATTAGATCGTCTAACCGGTGGAGTTTGCTCGTCGAATTCATCACAACAGGCGCGTCGGCCCTCACGCGATCACTTGAACGCTGGCGGTGGGGTTGCAGGTGGTATTGGCGGTGCTCCCGGTAGCGCCGGCCTACATGGCCTGCGCAATGAGAGCTATTACATGGCAACAAATGAAACGTGGTCGCCAGCTTTGCATCATCAGAAGATGATGAATGGCCAcgtcaacaacaacacagtTTTAATTGAAGATGATCCAGAGCCAATGTCACC CACACTGCCCCACCATCCCAACGATTCAGTGTGCACACAAAGCAGCAATGGTGGCCAAAACACGACCACAGCCGCACCGGGCTTCGATGCCACATATTCGTCCCAGTTGAGTCTCGAAACGAACAACTCGGGCGTTGAGCACTTTTCACGCGACGCGCTCGGTCGCCGTTCGATATCGGAGAAACATCACGCCGCCTTGGATGCACGCGAAACGGGCACCTACCAGCGCAATAAGAAGTTGCGCGAAGAACGCGAACGCGAGCGCCGCATACAACTAACCAAGTCTGCCATATATGGTGGCTCCATGGAGTCGCTGACAGCGCGTATTGCCAATGCGAATGCGCAAATACCCGGCTATAAGCACACGAAGACCGCTTCCGGCGTGGAGGCGCAACAACTGCAAGCGGAGGCACGCGATCAAGTCGGTGATTTAGGTCCCTCGTTGGGCTTGAAGAAATCCTCATCGTTGGAGTCGCTGCAAACCATGGTGCAAGAGATACAAATGTCCGATGAGCCGCGCGGTCCGACGGCATTGCGTGCGCCGCGTGGACGCGGACGTGAGGACAGCTTGCGCGCCGCTGTGGTGGCGGATCCCGAGGCGGGCA AGCCACGCAAGCACTGGCTGCTCGAGGAGGGCACCGATCAGGACGGCGGCTTTGCGCATCGCAACGGTCCCTTCCAGAGTTCGCTGAACGACGGCAAGCACAAGTCGCGCGCCAAGAAGCCGAGCATATTGCGCGGCATCGGACATATGTTTCGCTTCGGCAAGAATCGCAAAGACGGCGTTGCACCGATAGATGTGCAAGCCGCTGCCTTGGCTGAGCGCCCGCCAGCCTCGCTGCCCAACAATCAGCTGCCTGCCGCCGCTTTGGCCGCGCTCGATCGGAATACGAAGCTGGTGCCGCCTGCCTACCAACCGCCGCCGCCCTTACCGCCTGCCAACAGCACCGGCAGCGGTGGCAGTGGCGCAAATACGGGCGCTGGCGTTGGTAACTTGTCGTCGAACTCGAATGGCATACACCACAATGATATTTTCAATCATCGCTATCAGCACTATGCCAACTACGACGAACTGCATCAGCAACAGATGAG CAGCGAAAGCGAAAACACGGCCactaaacaaaatcaaaatagtaCAGATGTTTTATCGGAGTCGACATTAGAATGCATGCGGCAACAAGTTATCAGGCAGCGCATTAAAGTCGAGGCGGAAAG CTTTACCCCTAGATATGTGCGTTTGAAATCGGAAGATTGGATTTGCTTTGAATTGAA TCGCCGTCATCAGCATTACCATTCGCAACGCAGCGCCCGCTCACAGGACATCAACTTgcagcatcatcatcatcacgCCGCCATGTTGAGCAACAGCGGCAGCGCTGCCGACAAGAGCAACCTGCTGCGTCCCACCTCCACATACTATGAGTACGAGACGGTGCAGCACAGTGTGAGtccagcggcggcggcggcgcaaCATCATCAGCTGCGCAATGGCAGTCTCAAGCAAAACGGACATCACTCACCGATAACGGTGAATGgcgtgcagcagcagcagcaccagcagcaacaacagcagtcaCATCagcaacacaacaacagcaatcatcatcaacagcagcagcaacaacaacaagcacaacagCAAACAGTTGGGCCACCACCACAAGCGCAACCACACTGGAAAGTGGCGGGCATGAATGGCTTCTCGCCCGCCTCACTCAACAGCAGCGCGCGCAGTCGCGGTCCCTTCGTCACACACGTGACCATACGCGATCAGAGCTCAGCGGCCATCGCCGCACAACAACCCACATACCAAACGGTACAGAAGCAGCAGCCGCAATTTGCGAGCGCAGTCGTTAGCGGTGGCGCGCAGCCGCACGCATCGAAAGTGTGA